Part of the Molothrus ater isolate BHLD 08-10-18 breed brown headed cowbird chromosome 9, BPBGC_Mater_1.1, whole genome shotgun sequence genome is shown below.
tgtccccaagtgccacatgcacagGGCTttgaaatccctgcagggatgggggcccagcactgccctgggcagctgctcccatgcctgaccacccttccCATGGAGAAACTTTCCCAaatatccaacccaaacctcaaCCTTTATTGCCAGGCTCTGTCTTCTGCTCTTTATCCCAGGGCAGGTGGCAAGTGCCAGCACAAGAGAATCTGTTGTGCTTTAGGTGAAAATGAAACACCTGGAAACATTCCCGTGGATTCTGTGtttccagtgctgctttccctggaaCAGCAGAGGCTTTGTGTTACCCACCACCCTCAGGACAAGGAGAAGCCATCCATGGTTTGATTTATTGGGAAGTGCCAGTGCAGACTTTGCAgtaattgtttcatttttccattttccagtgAAGCCTCTGCCCCCTTCCAACGTGGGAGCAGAAGTGACCAGGAACACGGGGCTGCTGAACGTGAGCTGGGCCCAGCCTGTCTTTGCCAGCAGGGATCTGGCATTCCAGATCCGCTGGAAtccagagagcagggaggacatTCCATGGCAGGTATGTCTGTTCCCTctggcctggagcagggctcACTGCCCTGCTGGAGTGTGGAGCTGCTTTTTATCCATGGGGGAAATCACAAAATGCAAAAGCAGTTGCAGTGTCCACAAAGGAATTTTCCTCACAATCCCGCTTCCTCACGGGATTCATTTTCAGGAATTTTGACTCCTAGAGCTgtgtcacaggcatcttttatgaaaaatcctttccttaggatttttcctcctgagaagctgagaggcctcaggaacaaaatgcaagcaatggttatctgctgctgtggaatgcaacaggtggatctgggattgggctcatgtggttgtttctgattaatggccaatcacagcccagctgactcggactctctgtccaagccacaagcctttgttatcattctttctttttctattcttagccttctgatgaaatcctttcttctattcttttagtatagttttaatataatacatataataaaataataaatcaaaccttctgaaacatggagtcagatcctcgtctcttccctcatcctgggaccccagTGAGCACTATCACAGAGCTGCCTAAACCTCCTTTGTGCTCACTGTGGCTCTTTTGCCCTCTCTCCCAGCTGTATGAGgtcccagagcctgcaggcagctgggcagtGGTCCCggtggagcagctctgtgtgcagtaCGTGGTGCAGGTGcgctgcagggagctgcaaggATCCGGCTACTGGAGcgactggagcagagcagcccaaagCCTCGTCCAGGACATCAGAGGTCTGTGCTCCAGGGACATCCTCAGGGCTGGCACTTGCCACACTCAGCTGTGACCGTCCCTCCCAAATTGTTGTTTTGCAGCTCCCTTGCAAGGCCCGGAATTCTGGAGGGTGGTTTCTGAGGATCCAGCgaggaagcagaggaatgtTACACTCCTGTGGAAGGTGGGAGCTTTGGCTTCCCTGTGATTCTAAAACCAGGTGGGATTGCCAGGAGGGGAGTCTGACAGGCACATGAGGCTTGTGGGAATTGGGATTTGCCTTTTTCTGGACTCCCAACAATGGCTCATCCTAGAGGCAAGAGGTGAATCCTAGTGGGAATTCTGGGGTACAATGGGAGATGGTTTTGCCTTCTTTGCCTTAAAATGTTAATGCAGGACAGGAAAAAGTTCCTCAGTGCCCATTCCTGTTTGCtcatgtgctgctctggggtttgAACCCTGAAAAATGTGTAAAACAGGGAATTGCTGTGGGAATCTGAAAGTTTGGCTCTCCTTGTCCTTCACTTCCCTTTgctgggaagagagggaaatgaAGCCTTTAAAAGGACTCCAGTCCTTGGATAAAAAGACAGGAGCCAGAATATCTTTATTGGGTCCTGTTTTTGTTACAATTGGAGCTGCCCAAACAACCTTTGCTCTGGGAATCAGGATGGAATTCAGGAATTAATGCCCATGAATTAATTGCTGCAGCCCCTGATGCAGAATGACTCGTTGTGCAGCGTGAGCAGGTACATCATAAGGCACCAGACCCCAGGGAACCCGCCCTGGGAGGAGTTTGTGGATCATGGCACCAGCTGGACTTTCCCTTGGATGGAGCCAACCCACACCGTCACCATCTTAGCCATGAATTCAGTTGGAATTTCTGCAATTAATTCTAatttaactctatcccagcAAATGAGCACAGGTaagagcagcagtgagggggATGTGGGAAATGCCAGGAATCCTGGTGATGCTCATGGGGAAAGCTTTCTTTGGGATAAAATTCCCTCTATTGGAATAAGGAATGTTTTATGGGGATAAATTCAGCACCGACGGAGCTATTGGAAACTCAGATTTCCTTCATGAAAATCCTGTGATTTTTGGGTTGGGAAAAAAGTTGTCACTGGGCTGTCTTCActaataaaatataaagcaattaatcaaagaaaaagaaaatcctgctggAGAACTGATCTTTCATCTCCTTTGTTTTGGGAACACCCAATGTTCCTGCTAGGGAATGTTTTGTTGTCTCCAAAATGGAACGTGGTCGTGTTTTGGGCTGCCAGGGTACAGAGCCCTCAGACTTCCtgagcagcaattcctgctccaCTTCCTGAGCAGAAATTCCTGGATTTGGCTGCACTCTGCTTAATCTATTCTCAAGAATTCgggaatttttaaatttttggttAAGGATAATTAGGGAATTGCAGGTGAGAATTGGGATATTTGGTGTCCGTAAGAAACTTGATCTGTTTGTGCTTGGGACTGCTTTAGTGTAACACAAATTTTTGGTGGCTTGAAGAAAAAATCTCTCTGCTGATGTGGCTTTACTATACAAAAGACAATTAAAGTGATAAAGTAGTGACACTTGAGCAGTTTATGGGATGTGGATCCCAGGTGCTTTCCCTGTTTCCCCAGTGGATGCTGTGCAGTCCCTGAGTGCTTACCTGGTGAACAGCACCTGTGTGGTTGTGGTTTGGAGTCTCTCCCCACAAATCCCTGGGATAAAATCCTTTGTGATTGAGTGGAGGAACCTGAACAAAGAGGAGCAGGTGAAATGGCTGCGAGTTCCTCCAAACCTcaggaaatgtttcatttatgGTGAGTGTGTGCTTGAAAATACAATTTGTGCTGTTAATTGGTGTGGAACAGAAAAATGTGGAATTTCTGAGCTGTGagccctttttccccttctgtgtTTCTAATCACTTTTATTGAGCAATAAACCAAATTGTGATGCTCATTAGAGGATTGCCTGTTGCATTAATAATCAGCTTAAGCTCTGGAGTGAGTTCATTTTGTGGCACTACAATAAAATTAGTTCTGGAATACTGAACACACCAGTTAATTATTCAAATGAatatctgcattttcctttgcattttgaCTTTACTCCTGGAAATTATCCCAGGAGCTCCATAAGGTGTTCATTCCATGGCAGAATAATGCTGGAATGATAGCTGGAATCTTGGGATTTTGAAGTAGGGATCTGTAAAAGATGGATCCATTATTGCCCTCTCTGGGCTGATCTGAGCTCTGATCTGTGCCCAGAGCCTCTGTGGGGGGAATTGTTTAAAAACTGGATGACAGTGGGTTCCAAAGGCTGATTTCTCTTTGCAGATCACTTTATCCTGATTGAGAAGTACCAGTTCAGCCTCTACCCTGTGTTTGCTGGAGGAGTTGGCAAAGCCAGAGCCACGGATCAGTTTGCCCAAGGTGACCATCAGGGGCTTTCCCCCTGTTTTTTATGAAGTAAAAGTGAACTTTAAGTGTAAAATCTCTGTcttatctgaaaaaaacccccaaactagTAATAAAATCACTGTTGTGTACCTACAAACAGTGAACAGCTTTAATCTGAAAACCCTCTGTGGGCTGAGCTGAGTGAGGGATTAAACTCCTctttaaataattcctttttgtCTGTTTATTCCCAAGGGAAAGGTTTGTCCATGGGCAATAAAACTGTTGCTCAAGGTTATTTCCCCATCTAAGCTGTTGTTTCTACTGTTTGTTATTTCCCTGTTGCCAACTATTTGCTCCCAGACAAATCACTTTGCTGCATTAATAGCTGAACTCCTTTATTTCCAGGGGGATTTGaagctgggaatgctggcacCCTCCACGTGGTTCTGCCCATTGTTTTCTCCACctcagttctgctgctgggagcattGCTGGTTTCACACCAGAGGTACCTTGTTCCTGTTATCCAAAATCCAGCTGCTTGTTCCTGTTATCCAAAATCCAGATGCTTGTTCCTGTTATCCAAAATCCAGCTGCTTGTTCCTATTATCCaaaatccagctgctgcagctgcactgatgCCACTCTGCTGAACTGGTGTCACAGAATCCCAaactggtttgggctgggagggaccttaaatcccatccagggCCACCCCAGGGCCACTTCCtactgtcccagggtgctccaagccccagtgtccaacctgggagactgccagggatccaggggcagccacagctgctctggcaattccatcccagggcctgcccaccctcccagggagcaattccttcccaatatccatcTACATCCCCCTTTTCCAGcttccagccattccctgtgtcctgtccctccatcccttgtccccagtcctgtccctccccttgtccccagctctTCTGTACCCCTGTAGGCCCCGTGGCTTGTGGTCATTCAGCACAGACTGCACCCTTTATATTTTCCCAAACTGCCACCTGGAATGTCCCTTCTTGATGGTTTAGGTTAAATTTGGGGCATTTCTCATCTCTCCAATGGTTATTTCATGGCCACAGTGCTGTGGATAAGTGAAATGGCAGAGATTCCTTCCCAGCACAGTGGGAACAGCACCAACTCCAGTATTTCCCTGGcatttcaggatgaagaagctgctctgggaggaTGTTCCCAACCCCAAGAACTGCTCATGGGCACAAGGAGTTAATTTCCAGCAGGTTTGTatttccctggggctgctgctccctccaccCAGGGCTGTTGCTCCAGCTCTGTCTCCACTGGAAATCCAGCCCTGTTCACCCCTCTGGCTCCATCCAGAGGTTCCCATTCCCCAGGCCTCTGGATTATGCATTGGACATGAGAAATATCTGCTTTTAATGATAAACTGTTAAataataaactgattttttaatagGTGACAGATGGTGGCCTTTGCCAAAACAGCCCTGGCCTTGGCTGGGAGGGCTTTAATCTGTGTTTGCTGTGGTGTCcatggagaggggaagggacacAAACATCTCCTGTAGGGATAAACCACATGCATGAggaataaaatgttattttcattgtttaaaaGCTCCCTGTTCATTTTGCTGTGGGAAGGTGATGGATTTGTGTGGGAAAATCCCAAGTTCAAGGCCCAGGTGTTGCCAACAGTGAGTCTGGACTGAGTAGAGCCCAGGAGTTTCACTCTCTGCTCTGATTTCCCACTACTCtgaatattttgacattttcctCATTATTTTGGCAGCTTCCCTGCTGTAAAACATGATTTGTTAATCCACAAAAAACTGGATTTATCTGTTTTGTCCTGAATTCATTAGGAAATACAAGGGAATTTTCCTTTGGAGCTCTCTTGCTGCTGTCAGTTCATCCTGGTGGATAATTTACATCTGCATTTATTAGGAGTAGTAAATCCTGCATTTCTCCCAAATAGAGGAGTTTCACTCAGTTCAAGCATGCAGCTGCTACTCAGGTGGGAATGCTCCAAAAATCCTATGGAAAGGCTGAATTTGATCAATCCTAGCAGGGAAAGTTCCTTCAGCAGATGTATCAATGGTAAATCTGTCAAGGAAATTTTGTCATAGGGGATTTTCAGCTatgaattcttaaaaaaaacaatgtGTGAACTCAATGTGGCAAAATTCCAGGCTCCTGGGAACGACCTTTGGTGTTGGATGCTGTGATCCATAAAACCTGGAGAGTGAAATAAAGCTGTTCCATAATAAATGAGCATTAAAATCCCTCTTTTCTTCCAGCCTGAGACTCTGGAGCATCTCTTTGCCAAGCACCCTGAGCCAATGTCATGTGAGCCACTTCTCCTGGAGGCAGAGATGGTGCTGGAGGACATCAGCCTCACCAAAACCCTGGGAAAAGAAGAGCCAGGGGATTTTTCTAGGAATTGACCCCACGTTTCCAAGCCCCCAGGACTCGGAACGTGACTCTGCATGCTCCAGCAGCcacttccagagcagcagcttctgcaggagctgccaggatgGAGAAGGCCTGGCCCAGGGGGACCTCAGATACGCCACAGTCATCAGCAGCTGTCCCTCCGGCGGGCCCTGCCGGCCAAAATCCTGCCCGGGGAGCTGCTTGCTAGGGCAGCATTCCATAGTGCTGGGGgccttctgcagggctgcctgggagGTTGGCAGcggggcagtgctggtgctgcctggctgccagcccagcagggccctgtccctgctgtcctccGAGGGGCTCTCGGAGCCTTTGGACGAGGCTTTCCCCGAGCGCAGCCTGTGCTACCTTGGGATACCAGCCCtggacacaggacacagggacatcctgacagacagctccaggggcacgtggcagccccagagcacgGGCCTGCTCACGGAGCAGGAGCTtctccagcacatcccagccagTGTCAAGGAGTTTATCCAAAGCAGCCTCAAGCCTAAAGGCACCGTTCCCTATGTTCCACAGTTCCGGATGGCTGCAGCCAAAGGGCAGGAGGCCACGGAGAAAAAGTGACAGaatcaccccaaaattccaTATTCCTAAAGTTTTTCCAGGTGTTGATGCACTCCTCTGTGTTCCCTCTCTTGCTTCATCCAGCTTGTTCTGGTTTTAGGCTTCACCTGGAGCCCTCAAGTGTGAGAGAGCTGATCCAGGGCCTGGGATACTTTTGAGagagaaaagctggaatttgCCATTTCCCTGGGGATGATCTGTAACATTGAGTCAGCCTGGATGTGGTTGCAAGGAATGGATCAAGGAGTGAAAGGCTCAGGGTGctgcaggaagaggaagagaatcCAAATTCCTGTGTCTCCATTAATTGGATAAAATGATGTATTTAAAGTAAAGTATCCACATTTTATTGTGGAACACAAGATTCCAAATGCTGAGTTTTACACTGACATCTCTTCCCAAGCTCTTTCCTAAGATTCCATGGGAGAAAAGACAAGAATTGGATCCAAGGACCCTGCATTTTTGATTTTGGGAGATCCAGCCTGTCTGTATGGCCTTGGAGAAGTCACTttgcctctgcagccctgccaggaagCCTTGGGTGGGAGTAAATCAGGTCTGCATTTTctgggagaagcaggaaaacaaacccacaccAATTTGCAAGccaaagctattttttttcttgttttattgcatagttcataaatatttttctacacCTGCCTTTTCAGAGAACTATTTTTAGGAGTGAAGGAGGATGAATTTATTGTGTATTCCAAAGAATATATTTCTGTCAAACTTCAGAGAGACAAAACCAAAGGGCAAAACCGATGTTAAAAACCAGAGCAAGGGTGAATTTAAACCCAGTCTGAGCTGTTGACCTGGCTCTTGTGGGACTCTGATGCTGGAGGTGACACAGATCTGATGTTCTTGTGTGGGGTGAGGAATTAAAACCTGTTTTGTGTTAGGAACCAAGACTTGTCACTGTGGTTGGAGATAAACCTGCAGGCTCCTGTGGCATTCCAGCTAAAGCTGTGATGGATGCTGGATTTAGGATGCACTTCCTGCtggtgggaagggacaggaaagCCCATTTCTCTGGAGAATGGAATGATCCTTTCATGGAAGTGtccagaaaaattatttggttgTGTTTCGAAGGTCATCTTTCTCCAGAAATCAAAAGCTGATGTTGATTTGAGCCTGCCCAGACCTTTCCCAGTAACTCCATATGAACAGGGGGAGCTTACCCATGGGAATGATCAGCTGAGGGACCAGGGAAGGCTTTCCTGGGAACATGGAAAATTCAGGAGTTAGGAGATGTGCAGGAGGTCTCTCCTCAATGGCAGATTCCCAGGTTTCCCCTCCTTTGGGAGCTCAGCCCATCCTCCCACTGCCACCCCATGATTTTCCTAATGGTCAGAGCAGCTGGTGCTCCTCAGGGAAACCAAAGGATCTCCTCTGCAAAAACCCTGCAGGAAATACAGCAAATCTGAGCTGCTTCAGCAAAAACAGAAGATTTGGGGTGTGTTGAGTGTAGAACCAAGGGGTTGGATCCTTCCTGGGCTGTTCCTGTCCTGTTCCTGCAATCCCAGTGCTCCTGAGGATGCTGCAGATCCAggtcctgccccacagctccatAAATAATTCCTGCAAGTGGCATTTCCACCCTGATGGAAGGGACATTCGATCCTGCTCCTCACCTCTCCGTGCTCCCACAGAAAGCCAAAATCTGCATATCCTGAATGCTCcatctgctgcctctggctcGGGTTACAGCTCCGGCCGCTCCCtcgggcagcagctgcctcgGGGAGGgaaagctgggagctgggcaagATTGGGAGCTGGGTTCTTTTCCatcattatttttcccctcaccTTCAGGTCAGGTTGTTTCTCACAGCTGAGCCTTTCCCAGGCCCTGGGGATTGCTGTGTTTGCAGCCACGGGAGAAAAATTTCCTTGGCTCAttcctggctgagctggagatGGGAATGTGCAGTGCCTGGGGATTTTGGAAGGTTAAGGCAGTTTCTGTTGGAGCCACAAGAAGCTGCCCACTCGTTCCAGAGCCATCCCTGCAAGGGACACAGGTGTCAccctggggagggctggaaggggctgtgtTCCATGTGAAAATGTCTGGAGCAGCGAATCTGTGCTCGCTGCCCCTCCCAGGCTCTGGTTCTTGGCAGGACAGCTGGGAAAGGAaccaggagcagggggaaagTAGGGAACAGGGTcacaccaggagctgtgctgcagaaaaaatGGGTTTCGAGGGGTGATCttcacctccagctctgctctgaggggTCTCCTCCGCTCCTGGCTCAGTGCCTGGCAGATCCAAAGGGATTCACCTGCCCCTGGGCATGGGGCAGGAGGAAAAACCTTTGGAGTTGCATTTGGGAGCATCCcaagagcagccacaggagtGACCCAGTATAGTTCCTGTTTCCTTCCCAGGGAAAATGTTGCTCCTTCTCCAGAAATGTTCCTGTGCCACAAACAACCCCAGCCAATTCCCAGGGAATCTGGGCATTTTGcagagaaatgggattttttggcCGTGGCCTCACACTCAACAGGAAAGGCCTTTTCAGTTTGAACCAAGCAATTACAGGAGCCATGTGCAGCTTCTGAAGTACAAATTAAGATCCTGCAGATTCATTTTGAAGAACATTCAGGACTGCAGCTCTTTTATGTAAGAAAATGAATCAAATGTGTCGTTTTCCCTTTTCTATGTCACTTGCAGCTACAGTTAAgttcccctttctttttctctctctctcttttttttttttttttaatctgggaTTGATGTTCGAAGCAGCAAAACCTTCCAGTGCCAGGGATTTGGAGCTccatgatctttaaggtcctttccaacccaggccattccatgattccctgattttaaaacacagaaggGATCAATACATCCTTCAAATCCTTACCCAGGCCAAGGTTTTGTCGTGGATGTTCCAGATTTTGTG
Proteins encoded:
- the LEPR gene encoding LOW QUALITY PROTEIN: leptin receptor (The sequence of the model RefSeq protein was modified relative to this genomic sequence to represent the inferred CDS: deleted 1 base in 1 codon), translating into MCWQIIPTMFVLMDFLQMAAAHCMVHPVPARNFTLPCVLLNETFLSPFSAGTWSGLRRELGAPKIKHLMNEENFLCCLWSASSIDCSLYRASMQARKFIPSELNLSAPQKIDWSWNMECWIRGRLDLLVCNLQLLKLDLRADLKVNLLYSGSELSLGAASTSSLQGTVRVAPCDCRDQASCQCLVATPSLNHTYLLWLEMVAGGTALGSPLMALQPMDIVKPEAPVQLHLELAERGQVKLCWSSPAPLPFPLQHQVRVSAPPGQGDSQMLQVVLESSMAMDNALLDSPSSVQVRSRNLRAPGFWSDWSSPYNLSLGAPVLYFPARTLTRAGSSLSFLCAFRNRSQPVPARELVWWLNLAEPVPASQTSELSSRVSRVTLPNVRATQPRGSFLYSALYCCHQSRQCHRAYAELYVVDMDFNISCETDGYLTKMTCRWSANPTTLLLGSLQLRYHRSQIYCSDSPSPSPDSEVKECLLQRNHSYECTFQPIFLLSGYTLWIEFKHSLGTLQSSPVCVIPADVVKPLPPSNVGAEVTRNTGLLNVSWAQPVFASRDLAFQIRWNPESREDIPWQLYEVPEPAGSWAVVPVEQLCVQYVVQVRCRELQGSGYWSDWSRAAQSLVQDIRAPLQGPEFWRVVSEDPARKQRNVTLLWKPLMQNDSLCSVSRYIIRHQTPGNPPWEEFVDHGTSWTFPWMEPTHTVTILAMNSVGISAINSNLTLSQQMSTVDAVQSLSAYLVNSTCVVVVWSLSPQIPGIKSFVIEWRNLNKEEQVKWLRVPPNLRKCFIYDHFILIEKYQFSLYPVFAGGVGKARATDQFAQGGFEAGNAGTLHVVLPIVFSTSVLLLGALLVSHQRMKKLLWEDVPNPKNCSWAQGVNFQQPETLEHLFAKHPEPMSCEPLLLEAEMVLEDISLTKTLGKEEPGDFLGIDPTFPSPQDSERDSACSSSHFQSSSFCRSCQDGEGLAQGDLRYATVISSCPSGGPCRPKSCPGSCLLGQHSIVLGAFCRAAWEVGSGAVLVLPGCQPSRALSLLSSEGLSEPLDEAFPERSLCYLGIPALDTGHRDILTDSSRGTWQPQSTGLLTEQELLQHIPASVKEFIQSSLKPKGTVPYVPQFRMAAAKGQEATEKK